In Streptomyces sp. NBC_00091, the following proteins share a genomic window:
- a CDS encoding VOC family protein, which translates to MRLDHVSYAVARDSFVSTVQWIGSALGAGFVDGGVHPRFGTRNFILPLSGDTYVEVVTTLDHPAADRAPFGQAVARRAAEGGGWLGWVVSVDDIAPVEARLGRTSAEGHRVRPDGFDLRWKQIGLLELLEDPQLPYFLQWLVPIEERPSADPRTSTTIHGVSIAGDAASIAEFLGEPADHPLDQIDVTWVEDEEPGLVSVEFATAHGPVTI; encoded by the coding sequence GTGCGACTTGATCACGTGTCCTATGCGGTGGCCCGCGACAGCTTCGTCTCGACCGTCCAGTGGATCGGATCGGCCCTCGGCGCCGGGTTCGTCGACGGGGGCGTGCACCCGCGATTCGGTACCCGCAATTTTATTCTCCCGCTGAGCGGCGACACCTACGTCGAGGTCGTCACCACACTCGACCACCCCGCCGCCGACCGCGCACCCTTCGGCCAAGCGGTCGCGCGCCGCGCCGCCGAGGGCGGCGGCTGGCTCGGTTGGGTGGTCTCCGTCGACGACATCGCCCCGGTCGAGGCCCGCCTCGGCCGCACCTCGGCCGAGGGCCACCGTGTCCGCCCCGACGGGTTCGACCTGAGGTGGAAGCAGATCGGCCTGCTGGAACTGCTGGAGGACCCGCAACTGCCCTACTTCCTTCAGTGGTTGGTCCCCATCGAGGAGCGCCCGAGCGCCGACCCGCGCACCTCCACCACCATCCACGGGGTCTCCATCGCCGGCGACGCCGCCTCCATCGCCGAATTCCTCGGCGAACCGGCCGACCACCCCCTCGACCAGATCGACGTCACCTGGGTCGAGGATGAGGAACCGGGCCTGGTCTCGGTCGAGTTCGCCACCGCCCACGGCCCGGTCACGATCTGA
- a CDS encoding Scr1 family TA system antitoxin-like transcriptional regulator, translating to MLRSWSMYAWPVRPSCPVRTELPQAARGHSPNRASAGGPRLHHARPAGTPALRTNITIQVMPMSASAHPGLLGLFSVVNFEKPWPAVVQLETILGGTFVEATEQV from the coding sequence ATGCTCAGGTCCTGGTCGATGTACGCATGGCCCGTCAGGCCATCCTGTCCCGTACGGACAGAGCTTCCTCAAGCTGCGCGCGGTCATTCACCAAACCGAGCTTCGGCAGGAGGTCCGCGGCTCCATCATGCTCGACCAGCTGGAACACCTGCTTTACGGACCAACATCACCATCCAGGTCATGCCGATGTCCGCGTCAGCGCACCCTGGGCTGCTCGGCCTGTTCAGCGTGGTGAACTTCGAGAAGCCCTGGCCTGCGGTTGTCCAGCTGGAGACCATCCTCGGCGGCACCTTCGTGGAGGCCACCGAACAGGTCTAG